From Malaya genurostris strain Urasoe2022 chromosome 2, Malgen_1.1, whole genome shotgun sequence:
TACAGGTAAATTCTACACAGGTTAAGTAAATTAGGcttcttttaaattttgtttattttggtgTATTCGAAAGTAGGGTATATAATTTTAATCAATGTGTCACTTTCTAACcaagcgtctccatcggatataTCTAAATGGAAATGGGTGGCTGATTATAGGATCTCTAAGGATCGCCTCTgggttggcggctcaatgcataggacggtggtcttacaagccagttgtcatatgttcgagttccctgacctgaaaggattcttaggcccttattctgcgagtcgagtgagGTGAGATAAGTCGAGTCACGCGATTCTCACAGTCGAATGAAGTGACAAAAGTCACCAGGGTGAACTCTCACCGTATTCCTGCAGTCGAATCTGGGTGACAAAAGTCACCGGGGGTGAGTTTTAGAGTCGATACCTGTGAGTTAAGTGACAGTAGAAATATAAAACGAAAAatcgagattttcaaaatttctgcttTAAAAAGGTGAATGATGTACGGAAAAGGATTGAATTGTTTGTTTAGACAGAAAAACCGAAATTGTTAATCTTTTTAGCTATTCTCAAAATATGCGCTCGATCGGAATCGCTTGCCTAAATCGGCTAAATCAAGTCAAATAACATATTTGACTGGATATTCTGAGGGGAGGAGTATTAACTATTCCCATtttgttatgaataaaaaacggctatcaattcaattttgttttgtttgcaatGTCCCAACAAAATAGAATGTATTATGTAttgccattgaattttattgatAAGCTTTGTAGTTATACCTGACTATCCTTGTCCGCCTATTTGTGATAGACAAGTTTGGTATATTTTTGCCCTTCTCATACAGAATggctatgtaatcactttgaaaaccgaCTCAGAAATCTTGAAGTTAAAGTCGATCAGGCAGGTCTAGTACGAAAagatattttgaagaaaaagattTATGCTATAACGTATGAGGATTTGATTCAAAAAAAGATTTTGGGTTTTATAtcgcaattaaaaaaattgattacctttttatattcaaaaatagaaaaaaataaaaaaaaattgtttgaacctATCAACTAAAATGTGTGTTAAATTTACACTTCTACTTTATATCACATGCACATGCTTGAGAAGGAAAACTGAGAACAAATTGGCAAAGAAATTACAATTTATACCATGATAATTGTTAATTTTAATGGGAAGTAAATTCAATGAatcttattttgaatttttaaatacaCTGCAGAATTATTGTCAATTGTAATTTATGTTTTAATGATAAAACACCTAAAGTTCTAATTGGTCATTGAAAAACAACTCATGTTACTCATCGCCAACTGTTTTATGTGAACTTTATATGGCGTGATAACGTACGGAATAACTTACTAACTGGTGAAAATGATGCGGTTACAGGTttataatttttgcctttctcacatattTAAGGGCTATAGAATCAATGTGAAAATGGGCCTTTCAACCGaattccatataccattcgaatcagctcgaaGATCTGAGCAACTATCTGTGTTTGACAAATATTAAGATTAAAAAGtacttttttacattttctttcAGAATGGAACTTAGATCCGGATgcgattcaatagcaggctatattGAACCATGAGACTTTTCATTATATCCAACTTTTGTGGAAatcaattcaaaaatattcatgcaaatttAGTCCTAATGTGATTTTATTAAACATTTGACCTTgttaatcaaaaaccattttgatcTAGATTCAATTTAACAGTACACTATGTTACTACACGAtcttatcattttattcataaataattttggaatacttTTCTATGATTATTAATATCAAGACCATTAGTATTATTTCGTCTAACCGAATGATGTTCGGCTGTGTCTGTATCATTCATAAGTTCGTTCACCTTTCCGAATCTAGGAATAAAAAATACATTAagcaatctttttttttgtaaaccgcTTTCAGACAGTTGGGCTGAAGTTTTTCATGTCAACTTAAATAATACCTGCATTTAACTTATCGAATTTGCTACTTTTGGCGGTTACAACTCTCGCTTGATCTGTCAGAACCAATATTTAATTGCAAGCAAAATCATATCGTACACACCTCCTGGCCATCGTCGGAAGCGTACTTCACCAACATACGACAATCAACTTGATACGCTAATTAGTGCAGTTGTGCTTTGCAACAATTTGCTCTTTTAATTTTTCACCGGCTATCAGTTTATCGATACACGTAGTAAAATCGAGTGTACCGGCCATCGTAACCAAATTCATGAAGGAAACTAATCAAATATATTTTGGCAGGAACTATCAGCGGCTTCCACGGCCCATTAGGCAAATTTCAACTGTGTTCCAAATCATTTTCGATGCTGGAATATTTATCGCGAGCATGCACTAGCGTATTTGTTATATTAGTGCACTCAGAATATTTCTTATATGAGAATAACGCATGCAAATAACAAACCCTGCAAACATATAAAGATTTTCATTGAATAAGTTTCAatcgaaataaataatttatttaccTAACAACAGGCGATTCTTCAATTGTTTTGACGTAATTTCAATTGTTTTGACGTTTGGGAAATGAATCGTTTGTCGCTTGAGGTACATCTTCTCACTCACCATGGAATGAACCTCTCACGTCACCCGAGTCGACTCGTAGAATAGGGTGACTACAGTCATGTGACAGCGAGGTGAGATTTGTCGAGTCACctcactcgactcgcagaataagggccttagtgtcagtaggatcgtatcaacagccatgcaatggttctgtacgctaagaatcggctgcgaagtctgttgaaacagaaaggctaaattccacaaaagcaaTGTAATgcaaagactttgctttgctttgagtGTCGGCAcattcaaaccgccatataaaatgatgaaacaaaaccggtacgcaatgGTACAtgctggcacggaagaagaaatgtgattttggtaaaacgctcttagctattttatgataagtgcgaccgaaataaTAAAAGAACATACATCGGAATTGTGTGCTTAGCGATGTATTTGCAACTCTTACAGCCGGTCCGGACGAACTGATACGATtgatcaaggctacgatgggtcgagtgatgtgcgttgttcaagtatcggggataaactcgagtcccttcgaaactcgcagatggttacggcaaggtgatggcctttcgtgtctgctattcaacattgctttgaagggtgtgataagaagagcgaggatagacacgagtgtcacgattttcagaaagtccgtccagcttcttggtttcgctgatgatattgacattatagcacgcaactttgagaagatggaagatacgtacatcggactaaaagttgAGGCCAAGCCgctcggactagacatcaatgtgtcaaagacaaagtacatgaaaggcaggggctcgagagaagataatgtcagccacccattacgagttctgattggcggtgaggaaatcgaaatggtcgaagaGTTCGTGTACTTCGGTTCACTGGTCtggactgccgataatgacagagaaattcagagacgcatattgtcaggaaatcgagCTTACTTtagactgcgcaggacgcttcgatcgagaaaaattGGCCGTCGTacaaagttaactatctacaaaacgctgattagactagagatgggcaaagtagttcatttcaaagaaccgtccagtgatgcagagttctagtaaaagaactagttctcgagagccgttcgttcgatcTTTTCATAGTTAATTTGCCTGTTGAATGACTAACCGAGATCTCAATTGGAACTGAGGTTTCGTAAATTCAAAAAAAGGTTTGCCCGAGCAAAAAAAGGTtcacgactttgaactgaagaaataccgttctcaaaaaaagaactgttgatcattcattctttcaaacgaactagttcttttgaaccgttcgcgaacgaattgcccatctctagattAGACCGGTTaacctctacgggcacgagtcctggacagtCCTTGCGTAGGTGGTGgcgttgcgaaccatctttggcggagtgcggatggaagacggtacgtggagaaggtgaatgaaccatgaactgcaccagttgctgggaggaccaacccttgtccaaacggccaaggtcgagcGGTgccggtgggccgggcatgttgttagaatgtcggagaacaacccgtttaaaatgatcctcgataatgatccgaccggtataagaagaagaggcgcgcagcgggcaagatgaatCGATCacattgaggacgacctgcgaacCCTTCGCAACTACCGAGGCTGgctgcgaacagccatgaactaacttaggataacccctaaatgaccatacctgaatcggccagtattagtcgaaaaagaCTTtttcgttcggtacgtcagaaaagacatggcacttcggtgccaattgaaaaagtgttttgcaaatagcattaacttcacgtctgcttagcggttcaaattgaactgtttaagtttgcactaagcagtttaatttgaactgctctgcactgaagagtctaagacgaaacgtgaagaaaagtaaaaacggttatgtgcccaaagcacaaactcaggataacccctaaatgactctctctctcacggtgtaatctacagaATCAACAGTcccataatatttttcaaactttttttcgtttctgtttctgatttcgggaggggtaaGGGACCTTTCACCTCACTCCCTCTGAGTACGTGGCTGCCGGTAGCGTTGATTGAAACCGTCGAATCAtgtgaaataacatttcaatttactgaaTACTCTCATATCATGAAAAGAACTAATGATTGCTTCATAGATAGACTAGAACAATTAATTTACTTGTATATTATTTATGCTcattcttcttcaaaattaaACAGAAGTTCTCGCTTCGATAAGATATGCCACTGAGCTTATTTTGATCAATATGGAATACACTCCGTTGTAGGATCATTTataatcatttcataattttgacatttccagtagattttgcaaatGAGTGATTCTTTTACATGTTAACATTAGGATGTCAAAACTCTTGTAACGCTTTTTTaacacctataatttacaaaaaagtaaaacaaaTCACGCTTCGTaaaacacaaaacttacaaaaaagtaacggagAACGGAACACCTCGTAACGCTTGTATCTTTTAAAAAAGGAAAACACATGCGACGTTTTGTAGCAcccaaaactttcaaaaaattaCGCATGTAAcaatttgtaacgcctataactgacAAGAGTTAcatatgtaatgcttcgtatcgcctaaaacttatttaaagtaacgaatgtaacacttcgtaacgtttCTAAATTACAAACAACACACAACGCCTGAAACTTACAAAAGGTAACGTAATAACGTAATAACGCATCGTAACAGTTGTAACTTACCAattagtaacgcatgtaacgcttctaaacttcataactcacaaaaaagtaacacatgtaacgcttcgtaacgcctaaaatttactaaaaagtaacgcatgtaacgtctaTGATTCACAACAAAGTAACGttagtaacacctataacttacaaaagaacTACGTATATaaaacttcgtaacacctatagccCCCTtgaaagtaacgcatcgtaactcgtttaccgcaagaatcGAACCCTTATAAtggtttttaacattcataatttccactaaataactcatatgatttgtaaccctcaatttaagaaaattgtcGTGTGATACGGtttctagcttctttaacttaatgtaaaacgcttcccatctcacgataatatcgagtgaaccgattcgtcaaatggaacatttctgtataaaatgttcaaaacgacgaatgtaacaatgagatattctctttgtttactttctctttcgattattacggtactgttagcaatctcagctttgtcgtagaaataatgcgtagtatgtaagtgaacattgtaaacaatttatatgtagtctacttTTGCttgaagaaataaataaataaataaataaagacgggtgggtaatgttagagacataactggatgtcgtgaatacgaaaacaactgacatgctccgaacttccgcttccgaatatcaattagttgatcaattgtatgaattatgcaagcattccccctgttcacatttttcgcaaaaataaagaaggcttcacatgatctcgattactgtgaatttcacacagcgaaggtgcacaaatctaatcaaactattctagatttgcactaaactgaggttttttaccttcgatttgcgaagaagaaatcctaaaagttctttagaaaacttttagagccattagaacggttgattttgtgtgatgctctccaccgttgtcctcttttcgttgttttttcaccaatgcaaacaactggcagctgtgacgtaatcgctcttgttggaagcgaaactagcttttgcaaacgacacacaatatatctgctcgcagtgacgatagaatccaaactgatccaatttttgttaagaggtttctttttacgtgatttcgtttgtagctatttcactaatgggcggtcctaacggctacaaaaatagCCACATACAGAATCAGGAtgttgtacgggattcattcctacctttcagaaggaccaaattgtggagctcactacgatattaagcacttttcggaacatttttctcgaaagatttgttgtacagcagcagatattttgttctcttcctcagaacacgttctgattggctggtgttgacataggttaaataagacaggtttttcaatagtgtactattgaaatacttcaatgctgttgttatacacgtttaagttgaaaaatttcgattctattggtagttaaaatatataaatcctttcacagatcactgagctatgagctttcaaaatacgagaaaggcaaacgcgccttatgagatatcctctttgatactcgtttataccaaacatttcagaaaagtttaattttgatttatttgagattatgtcacacaactgaaaattttatcataaaattgtgatcaaatttCCGAttgtatgtagcaaaaattatgttgattcgttagatacaacaagagatattcacaatcaaaaacttatcactctctcaaaggggtaaattttgaaaaggcgccccatagtaaagtaagtcgtatccacgacaataaataaataaataaaatccttcactccaattatttaccgataataataactaaagctatcatctatgaatctgcactgaaggaattaccgaaaaaagcaggaatgtttcgcaataatcgaaagagaaagtatacaaaaaaaatctctcATTATTACATTCTTCGTTTTGAACATGTTATACAGATTTTTCCATactggggacgggtataacgtgacgggtaagtcgatgcctttcacgcaacccgcctgggttcgattctcaaccccatACATAGGGTCCGAAAGTTTTTCCGGCCCGAAGTGACAAATGACCTTAAGATTTTAAGCTCTAATCagaacaaaaatgaaaatttccatAGTATTTTTACTCAGGCGTTGACTCAGATAGGCCTCAAAAAACTTCGTAACATATAAAgattcaaaaacttaactactattttatgtaatattatgattgtcatttattttaccccggtttttcttcaacttttttttcgtcTTTGATCCTGATTCCGGGAGGGGCCATGGATTTTTTTAatcgatgaaaataaaataattaaatcttgcacgaatcaataaaacgaaattaaaccaagtaaaattctgtgctcctgttacttttgtatttgaaattcatgtcaaatacgGAGTAATAGTTTTGCTGCTGTAACAATCGGTGCATAGGGCGGTGGTCCTCTTAGGATCATCCGAAGAGACGCTTGTCTATTCCAATTTCATAAGTTTATTTTGACCTAATTTGAATGTGACTAttttaataaaaccattttctttCCCATTAGGTCTCATCATGCTGATCGGATTAATCATGTTCATTTCAATATTGAAGGCAGAAATCGGTTCCAAACTACGGCCACGCTCGTCCCTGCAGGCACCACTGTTCATCTTCCGTTATGGTCAGAGTTTTCTGCTGTTTGTATTCGGTTTCATCATAACGGAATTATCGGGAATCCTCAATGTTCTCATCTACTCAAATTTACACCAACGGGAGTTTAGTCATTCGCAAACGTACCCAACCTATCAGAACTTGAGCAGACATTTTGATGACTCTACACCAAAGACAGACCCGCAGAAAACGTTTGCTCCGTACGACGGAATGCATCCGCGATACTACTTCGAAGCGAATGATGGATGTGCGGTGCACCGGAAACGAGCTCGGCAAACTTTGATCAAAAGTTTGAACGAACTATACACGGAACCggcaccggtgatgaaaagtactGCAACCGCTACATCACCTCCATTTGCTAAGCCGGTGGACATTTCGGCTCCTTCCAGGATTGAGATCATGGCCGGAAGTGGCAAACTGACGAGAAGTGTTTCGACATGCACCGATATAGTGATGGCAGATGAACACAAGAACGATGAAGCAGGACAAAGTGATGAAAATCTGAAGAACATTTGCGGTATATCCAAACAGTATTTTACAAAGGAACTGTCTAAGGAAAAGCTTTTTAATGAGTTTTGTAAGAAAGTTGGACCACGACCGAAGCCAAAAAATATATACTATATCGAGGAGGACGGAAAGAATGGGGATGGATTCCAAAATGTGTTCGTGATCGAGGGAAATAACAGCGATGACGATAAGTTCAAGCGAAGGCGACGGAATTCCATGTTGAGTGATTCGTACGAACGACGCCAAAGAGTTAAATCGGATAATTCGTTAGACCAAGCCTTTGGAATGCACCGATCTTACGATGGATTACTGCGAAATAACCTTGACATGAGACAGACTTTAccgagaaattttttgaaaaaaaattataaccatTTCGCGGAAAATGAGTTGGACTACGATCGAGGCGGATTCAGCAGTTTGGACGATTTAGCAGATCAGACTACGTGGAATCGTCGAATATCCGCTAGCGGAATATTAGAACCCGTTAGGTATCAGTGTTCGACGTATTCTGATTCAATTATCATATAAACTAATTTGTATTTTTCCATTTCAGATCAAACGCTTCGCAAAATAACATTGATTCCATCGCCTCGTACCACAACCAatccaattggccgaagatgatTCCCAAGTCCACCACCGATTTCACCAGCTTACAACAGAAGCATCTCCTGCAGCCTACCTCTCCGTCTTACGCCGATTACGCCGTGAACTCACCGGTTCAGGTTCATCGCAGTTACGGTGATCTAACTAAACATCAATACGTCCGCATTCAGCATCCATCGCTGGTGGGTTACCATGCTGCCAAAATGTCCGGACCGATCTCGCCTGTTTTCGATCTCGACAAAATTGAATGCGAACGCCGCAAATCGCACTCCCAGCTGTTTCTCAATAGTCCTGCTCCGCCGCAGCATTACGACTACGTCAACGGGACGGCTGTTTGAAGAAACATTTTCTCGTATTGACAGAATTATACCACCTTTCGGAGTCAGGGTAAAAAATAATACATAGTTAACAACCATCGTAGCCAATACAGCAAAGTTAGCACAATTTACTCATCATAGTGCGATCGATCATGAGCGCTTTGGTGTTGAATGCAACTGCATATCACCTACTTCGTATGTTTTTAGGATTATTGTTAGATATCTATGTTTGTATACATGGCTTGTACTCTAAATATACAatatactaggtggattaaaacagatttttgcgTTATCAGATAAACTTGTggatgtttttttgtttcatgttGCTATTATTTCAAATACTTCATTCAAAAGATTTTGTTACTTGTTTCTACAAACTGTTATCATTGTTTGATAACGGTTCCGTAATTACAAGGCGATTTGTGCAAAaagaacgtaaaaaaattcactcGATTTACACAGAGCTGACTGAACTGATCttgacaaactaagattcaaatgtaaggttCGGAACTGCATTATGCAAATCTTGTTAGGCAATGGAGAAACAATCTCATTTACGATATACCGGATCTCGAGTACCGGAATTAAAAGACAAAAGGCTCTAAAATCGAGCTCATTTCGATTAATCTAAGATGACTTCAGCGACTTTCACAAAACCGAACCTTTGGCTTCGAAGCAGGCGTTTGTTAAAATAGAATCTCCTtccttgaagtttttttttagaccAGCCAACaggtaatagtcgctgggggccatatCCGATGAATATGATGCACCCATTATGAATTCGAATTCCCAATTTATGCAATTTCGCCATggttgtcgttttcgtttttggtcaaccgtGAGCAAATGCGATACCCACTTTTACGAGTTTTTTTGTTCAATGTAATGTTTCCGATCGTAGTTTAAATTACTACGTTGTGTTATTAATTGGCCCTTTggaaaatagttttaaaaagtgCGATAAAgtcatgtgtgtgtgttatGGAGCAgcgagagtgctatttattcaataatgttGATTTGCAAAACTAGAATCGAAtcgatgctcaagcggcggaaagTGAGCATTTActgccccaaaattcaacgatattaaccgatcgaagcgtcgtctgcatatcattgccggtgttatcagatttctacacggaacgaccgaaattagctctgcgcctaattcgtattactgtttttgaattagttgattttaacaataaaattaccaaaataactataaatttagttaaaattgagaatttactttgctgaaaaaactcttatttatagagaatgtgtttagttggcgaatatcagggacacaaaccagcaatatttcaatccaacacgaaattctttttgacaactaattttgttatgaaaatcagaaaatttgtttctatttatctatcaccatcattgctgaaggacagctcaaagaaaacaaaaataaaatgggttttattaacaagtttattagccaaaaactcatgggaAGTGTCAAATCCattgaaaagctaaaaaggacagtctagtTGAAagcgcttgcaaattgttttgttgtttttcgcatgtgttacgatatatccatatataaatttctaagccGATATGtagaaatgacgtaaactgttgtatttattcagaatttgtgcgcatttgaagcgattgtgcgtaataatgtttttgcgTGGAACAgttaagtgagtttcgaatattgcactctaattgtatatgtcaaatgatgtttttgtatcttccaaactTCCGGGATACGccatccggtgtactacttgtactcggtttttgttttccgagtgctcaaagttttcagttagagcgtcgatttcgcgaagtcgtatgaagaaaacagcgatttagaagaaaaaagaagtttatgtttcgtttgtgtctttttctccaatacaacatcgtatttatacctgccaatatagaaatgaCAACcgcgattgaattttttttcgatagtagtgtgtcatctagtggctagtagtcattacggtgttaacattttctaggtgacagagcgccatgtagctgcaaattgcagaagccaattcaaccattcatattggttgaaaacaacgttttatttctctaattcaactaaaaaattagttgaatagatatgaagtgtgccttagctaagaaatgacagcacgtttaattggttaaTTCAGCTaataaaatagccatttcaacaaatattctattattattaagggaattagaattagaaaatctaaattagcagaagtaagatgtttttagttgtctcaaaaaataactaactaaaatcagaaaatcaactaattttttcgccaaaatgctgatttcggtctttccgtgtatggaATATGTGAAAATCTACAAGTCAATAGTGttattcaagctgaaaatctaaaatggGTCTTCAGCGGACCCATCCACGAGtgtaattttattcattttttcaattctaaATGTGGTAGTAGGGGGTTCTCTTTGTTCgcgttctctttcgattattgatgcagattaaaagatgacagCTTTAGGTATTATTATCGGtcaataattggagagaaggattgctaagagtaccgtaataatcggaaGAGAGGATAGACGGGGAGAGTCTCGCATTGTTGCACTCGTTGTTTTGAGCATTTTATACAGAgttgtcgtgtttcatctcgcgttttTGACAGCAATGTAAATAGAAGAGGAGGtggtggtgagatcgttccttagaaatattttatatttttcctaCTTGTAGTGCCTTATTATAGCACAGCCTTTAGACGTAGCCGGCGTCGTTATCGAAAATGATtttcttctcccaagcttcattttcttggttcattgtacatttccactcattcggtcaatctcGAATTGCAACtatgggcgatctacttcagctcagctcagctcagcatcCTCATAGAGAAATGTTCAtgcaacataatgtacacactgcCGTATGAtatccttaaggtgaaatgtagcgtcataaaatgcgcgcaaaattttatccgcttcagttgaacgaaccgtcgcacaaagcataccaagaaaaacggacacatagaaacaagaacttttttcaatgattgagcgcagtgggtttacctctcgttatattggcttgtaaaaaagactgaacgtaatggattttgaatccttcacactttgaatatatgctaatacaatcgttattgttagtgattactcttacactagagctataaatcatgagtaattatgaatgactaacatgaggtaatatgtatatgtattaaccAACTTGATAACCATGTGTATGCCTGTTGtttatcaatgtttatcacattgtttatatcacgataatacttggtttgtatttcattcagtagcttgtcaatgatgaagttatagttttgctataaaaattgctacaatctaaaataatacctgttatacgatatcacacagccaagttttattgcttcagcaacatcaatgcattgaactcaacagaattggacattattagcattataaatgacagttacttagaaaataaacaatttcttacaatacccattttattgtattcaactcgtttttatttcaacacaaaacccaatgcagcataaattcgcgtcataattttacatgtaa
This genomic window contains:
- the LOC131430986 gene encoding uncharacterized protein LOC131430986 isoform X1; this encodes MAIRQLRLASMFPPEVNVASQRRQLCTAQLPSPSVHVPSISVRLNGYSPRGFPGEGHEVFGSPVLMQNGGSGVRRCGASAGGGGGDFVNNLNHIVNDCGINDDDDGAKDSAPTDAGPLGIMKRICSEGILSAASSGSGSSSGASTGYYWMLMITPVVSSFSVALVIAAVAGPQWLLTEEKIPNGNYNGTMNYNQKDEGIYLTKYTKSSLWMLCSKIGGSILGTAASDFQCTMIAYFPQEDYNPDPHDSTNAIPYTVINSSPFFFTSSVVLVISYVLFLVAMCSSRRKICYFVSGVLFIITGLIMLIGLIMFISILKAEIGSKLRPRSSLQAPLFIFRYGQSFLLFVFGFIITELSGILNVLIYSNLHQREFSHSQTYPTYQNLSRHFDDSTPKTDPQKTFAPYDGMHPRYYFEANDGCAVHRKRARQTLIKSLNELYTEPAPVMKSTATATSPPFAKPVDISAPSRIEIMAGSGKLTRSVSTCTDIVMADEHKNDEAGQSDENLKNICGISKQYFTKELSKEKLFNEFCKKVGPRPKPKNIYYIEEDGKNGDGFQNVFVIEGNNSDDDKFKRRRRNSMLSDSYERRQRVKSDNSLDQAFGMHRSYDGLLRNNLDMRQTLPRNFLKKNYNHFAENELDYDRGGFSSLDDLADQTTWNRRISASGILEPVRSNASQNNIDSIASYHNQSNWPKMIPKSTTDFTSLQQKHLLQPTSPSYADYAVNSPVQVHRSYGDLTKHQYVRIQHPSLVGYHAAKMSGPISPVFDLDKIECERRKSHSQLFLNSPAPPQHYDYVNGTAV
- the LOC131430986 gene encoding uncharacterized protein LOC131430986 isoform X2 gives rise to the protein MAIRQLRLASMFPPEVNVASQRRQLCTAQLPSPSVHVPSISVRLNGYSPRGFPGEGHEVFGSPVLMQNGGSGVRRCGASAGGGGGDFVNNLNHIVNDCGINDDDDGAKDSAPTDAGPLGIMKRICSEGILSAASSGSGSSSGASTGYYWMLMITPVVSSFSVALVIAAVAGPQWLLTEEKIPNGNYNGTMNYNQKDEGIYLTKYTKSSLWMLCSKIGGSILGTAASDFQCTMIAYFPQEDYNPDPHDSTNAIPYTVINSSPFFFTSSVVLVISYVLFLVAMCSSRRKICYFVSGVLFIITGLIMLIGLIMFISILKAEIGSKLRPRSSLQAPLFIFRYGQSFLLFVFGFIITELSGILNVLIYSNLHQREFSHSQTYPTYQNLSRHFDDSTPKTDPQKTFAPYDGMHPRYYFEANDGCAVHRKRARQTLIKSLNELYTEPAPVMKSTATATSPPFAKPVDISAPSRIEIMAGSGKLTRSVSTCTDIVMADEHKNDEAGQSDENLKNICGISKQYFTKELSKEKLFNEFCKKVGPRPKPKNIYYIEEDGKNGDGFQNVFVIEGNNSDDDKFKRRRRNSMLSDSYERRQRVKSDNSLDQAFGMHRSYDGLLRNNLDMRQTLPRNFLKKNYNHFAENELDYDRGGFSSLDDLADQTTWNRRISASGILEPIKRFAK